A genomic stretch from Arvicanthis niloticus isolate mArvNil1 chromosome 12, mArvNil1.pat.X, whole genome shotgun sequence includes:
- the Gpr15 gene encoding G-protein coupled receptor 15 gives MEPATTLLFVDYYDATSPDPSFMETPSHISYTSVFLPIFYTVVFLTGVLGNFILMVALHFKHGNRRLIDIFIINLAASDFIFLVTVPLWMDKEASLGLWRTGSFLCKGSSYVISVNMHCGIFLLTCMSMDRYLAIMCPALARRLRRRSCAYAVCAVVWIISCLLGLPTLLSRELTHIEGKPYCAEKKPTSLKLMWGLVGLIATFFVPLLSIVTCYCCITRRLCAHYQQSGKHNKKLRKSIKIIIIVVVAFTISWLPFNTFKLLAIVSGLQPEGQFPSMSFQLAMNVTAPLAFASSCLNPLIYYVFDSYIRRSIVRRLCPCLKTHDFGSSTETSDSHLTKALSNLIHAEDFVRRRKRSVSL, from the coding sequence ATGGAACCAGCAACAACCCTGTTGTTTGTGGATTACTATGACGCTACAAGCCCAGATCCTTCTTTCATGGAGACTCCCTCCCACATTTCCTACACATCTGTCTTCCTCCCTATCTTTTACACAGTTGTGTTCCTGACTGGAGTGTTGGGAAATTTCATCCTCATGGTCGCTCTGCATTTCAAACACGGCAACCGAAGATTGATCGACATCTTTATCATCAACCTGGCTGCCTCTGACTTCATTTTCCTTGTCACCGTGCCTCTTTGGATGGATAAGGAAGCCTCTCTAGGACTGTGGAGGACTGGCTCTTTCCTGTGCAAAGGCAGCTCCTACGTGATCTCAGTGAACATGCACTGTGGTATCTTCTTGCTCACATGCATGAGTATGGACCGCTACCTGGCCATCATGTGCCCAGCCTTAGCCAGGAGATTGAGAAGGAGAAGCTGTGCATATGCGGTGTGTGCTGTCGTCTGGATCATCTCGTGTCTCCTGGGATTGCCCACTCTTCTGTCCAGAGAGCTCACTCACATTGAAGGCAAGCCATACTGTGCAGAGAAGAAACCCACGTCATTAAAACTGATGTGGGGCCTGGTAGGCTTGATTGCCACTTTTTTTGTCCCCCTCCTGAGCATTGTGACCTGCTACTGTTGCATCACAAGGAGGCTGTGTGCTCATTACCAGCAGTCGGGAAAGCATAACAAGAAACTGAGGAAGTCCATAAAGATCATCATTATTGTGGTGGTGGCCTTCACCATCTCCTGGTTACCTTTTAACACTTTCAAGCTCCTAGCTATTGTTTCAGGGTTGCAGCCGGAAGGGCAGTTTCCCTCCATGTCTTTTCAGTTGGCCATGAATGTGACTGCACCCTTGGCATTTGCCAGTAGCTGTCTCAACCCTCTCATTTACTATGTCTTTGACAGCTATATCCGCCGGTCCATTGTACGTCGTCTGTGCCCGTGTCTGAAGACCCATGACTTTGGGAGCAGCACTGAGACATCAGACAGTCACCTCACTAAGGCTCTCTCCAACCTCATTCATGCAGAGGATTTTGTCAGGCGGAGGAAGAGGTCTGTGTCACTCTAA